The following proteins come from a genomic window of Corallococcus sp. NCRR:
- a CDS encoding tetratricopeptide repeat protein encodes MGRIIKHEGGEGRTMETGTARRLKAFARGETTWAEVEGMTFEEAKAIAQVGCDLAAAGRLEEARILFEGLVEGNPKDSAAHAALGTVYQKLGRVEDALTEYTHALTGDPRNPVALTGRGELHLRRGERQGFTDIANAVEVDPHGETSAGRRAKALVKAITLVAVEKLKEGAPPT; translated from the coding sequence ATGGGACGCATCATCAAGCACGAAGGCGGCGAGGGACGGACGATGGAGACCGGAACGGCGCGCAGGCTGAAGGCGTTCGCGCGGGGGGAGACGACCTGGGCGGAGGTGGAGGGGATGACCTTCGAGGAGGCGAAGGCCATCGCGCAGGTGGGCTGCGACCTGGCGGCGGCGGGCCGGCTGGAGGAGGCGCGCATCCTCTTCGAGGGGCTCGTGGAGGGGAACCCGAAGGACTCCGCGGCGCACGCGGCGCTGGGCACCGTGTACCAGAAGCTCGGGAGGGTGGAGGACGCGCTCACCGAGTACACGCACGCGCTCACCGGAGACCCGCGCAACCCCGTGGCGCTGACGGGCCGGGGCGAGCTGCACCTGCGCCGGGGCGAGCGTCAGGGCTTCACGGACATCGCGAACGCGGTGGAGGTGGATCCGCATGGCGAGACGTCCGCGGGGCGCCGCGCGAAGGCCCTGGTGAAGGCCATCACCCTGGTGGCGG